The following are encoded together in the Glycine max cultivar Williams 82 chromosome 8, Glycine_max_v4.0, whole genome shotgun sequence genome:
- the LOC100814759 gene encoding Glycerol-3-phosphate acyltransferase 9-like has product MNGIGKLKSSSSELDLHIEDYLPSGSSVQQERHGKLRLCDLLDISPSLSEAARAIVDDTFTRCFKSNPPEPWNWNVYLFPLWCCGVVVRYLILFPIRILVLALGWIIFLSAFIPVHSLLKGNDDLRKKIERCLVEMMCSFFVASWTGVVKYHGPRPSIRPKQVFVANHTSMIDFIILEQMTAFAVIMQKHPGWVGLLQSTILESVGCIWFNRTEAKDREIVARKLRDHVLGANNNPLLIFPEGTCVNNHYSVMFKKGAFELGCTICPVAIKYNKIFVDAFWNSRKQSFTTHLLQLMTSWAVVCDVWYLEPQNLKPGETPIEFAERVRDIISHRAGLKKVPWDGYLKYSRPSPKHREGKQQIFAESVLRRFEEK; this is encoded by the exons ATGAATGGCATTGGGAAACTCAAATCGTCGAGTTCTGAATTGGACCTTCACATTGAAGATTACCTACCTTCTGGATCCAGTGTTCAACAAGAACGGCATGGCAAGCTCCGACT GTGTGATTTGCTAGACATTTCTCCTAGTCTATCTGAGGCAGCACGTGCCATTGTAGAT GATACATTCACAAGGTGCTTCAAGTCAAATCCTCCAGAACCTTGGAACTGGAATGTTTATTTGTTTCCTTTGTGGTGCTGTGGAGTTGTGGTTCGATATTTGATTTTGTTCCCTATTAG GATTCTAGTGTTGGCATTAGGATGGATTATATTTCTTTCAGCCTTCATTCCAGTGCACTCCCTCCTGAAAGGAAATGATGATTTGAGGAAAAAGATTGAG AGGTGTTTGGTGGAGATGATGTGCAGTTTCTTTGTTGCATCATGGACTGGGGTTGTCAAGTACCATGGGCCAAGACCTAGTATCCGACCAAAACAG GTTTTTGTGGCCAATCATACTTCCATGATTGATTTCATTATCTTAGAACAGATGACTGCATTTGCTGTTATTATGCAGAAGCATCCTGGATGGGTTG GATTATTGCAGAGCACCATTTTGGAGAGTGTGGGGTGTATCTGGTTCAATCGTACAGAGGCAAAGGATCGAGAAATTGTGGCAAGGAA ATTGAGGGATCATGTCCTGGGAGCTAACAATAACCCTCTTCTCATATTTCCTGAAGGAACTTGTGTAAATAATCACTACTCTGTCATGTTCAAGAAG GGTGCATTTGAACTTGGCTGCACAATTTGCCCAGTTGCAATCAAGTACAATAAAATTTTCGTCGATGCTTTTTGGAATAGTCGAAA GCAATCATTCACCACTCATCTCTTGCAATTAATGACATCTTGGGCTGTAGTTTGTGATGTTTGGTACTTGGAGCCACAAAATTTGAAGCCAGGAGAGACACCCATTGAATTTGCAGAGAG AGTTAGAGACATAATCTCACATCGTGCTGGGCTTAAAAAGGTTCCTTGGGATGGATATCTGAAGTATTCTCGCCCTAGTCCCAAGCACAGAGAAGGAAA GCAACAAATATTCGCTGAGTCTGTGTTGCGGCGCTTTGAGGAAAAATAA
- the LOC100127416 gene encoding MSI1 gives MGKEEEEMRGEIEERLINEEYKIWKKNSPFLYDLVITHALEWPSLTVEWLPDRHEPPGKDYSLQKVILGTHTSENEPNYLMLAQVQLPLDDAENDARHYDDDRPDIGGFGCANGKVQIIQQINHEGEVNRARYMPQNPFIIATKTVSAEVYVFDYSKHPSKPPLDGACNPDLRLRGHNTEGYGLSWSKFKQGHLLSGSDDAQICLWDINGTPKNKSLEAMQIFKVHEGVVEDVAWHLRHEYLFGSVGDDQYLLIWDLRTPAASKPVQSVVAHQSEVNCLAFNPFNEWVVATGSTDKTVKLFDLRKINTPLHIFDSHKEEVFQVGWNPKNETILASCCLGRRLMVWDLSRIDEEQSPEDAEDGPPELLFIHGGHTSKISDFSWNPCEDWVVASVAEDNILQIWQMAENIYHDEDDLPEESTKAAAS, from the exons ATGGGGAAAGAGGAGGAAGAGATGAGGGGTGAGATTGAGGAACGACTGATTAATGAAGAGTACAAGATATGGAAGAAGAACAGTCCTTTCTTGTATGATCTGGTCATTACGCATGCCCTCGAGTGGCCTTCCCTCACTGTGGAGTGGCTTCCTGACCGCCATGAACCACCTGGCAAAGACTACTCCCTCCAGAAGGTCATCTTGGGCACCCACACTTCTGAAAATGAGCCCAATTACCTCATGCTGGCGCAGGTCCAACTCCCTCTTGATGATGCTGAGAATGATGCCCGCCACTATGATGATGACCGCCCTGACATTGGTGGCTTTGGCTGTGCCAATGGCAAGGTCCAGATCATCCAGCAGATCAACCATGAGGGTGAGGTTAACAGGGCTCGCTACATGCCCCAGAACCCCTTCATCATTGCCACCAAGACCGTTAGTGCTGAGGTTTATGTCTTCGATTATAGCAAGCATCCCTCTAAGCCCCCTCTTGATGGTGCCTGTAACCCTGATTTAAGGCTTAGGGGTCATAACACTGAAGGCTATGGTTTGTCCTGGAGTAAGTTCAAGCAGGGCCACTTGCTTAGTGGTTCTGATGATGCTCAGATTTGCTTGTGGGATATTAATGGCACTCCCAAGAATAAGAGCCTAGAGGCAATGCAGATTTTTAAG GTACATGAAGGTGTCGTGGAAGATGTGGCTTGGCATTTGAGGCATGAGTACTTGTTTGGCTCTGTTGGCGATGATCAATACTTACTTATATGGGACCTTCGAACGCCCGCTGCCAGCAAGCCTGTCCAATCTGTTGTTGCTCATCAAAGTGAG GTTAACTGCTTGGCTTTCAATCCCTTTAACGAATGGGTTGTTGCTACTGGTTCTACAGATAAAACTGTGAAGTTGTTTGATCTGCGGAAGATCAATACTCCACTGCACATCTTTGATTCTCACAA GGAGGAGGTTTTCCAGGTTGGCTGGAATCCAAAGAATGAGACTATCTTGGCTTCTTGTTGTCTGGGTAGGAGACTCATGGTGTGGGATCTTAGCAG GATTGATGAAGAGCAGTCACCAGAAGATGCCGAAGATGGTCCACCAGAATTGCTCTTTATTCATGGAGGTCATACAAGCAAAATATCTGACTTTTCCTGGAATCCATGTGAAGATTGGGTTGTTGCTAGTGTCGCCGAAGACAACATACTTCAAATATGGCAGATGGCAGAGAACATATACCACGACGAAGATGATCTGCCAGAAGAGTCAACGAAGGCAGCGGCATCCTAA